ATCGCCGCTCTCGACCAGGCCTACGCCGGCCGCGACGAAGAAAGCATCCAGCGCGCCAAGCAAAACCTCGACCGCACCCTGGCGCCTCTGGTCGACACGGGCGCCGAGACCTGTCACCTGACCGAGGTCATCGGCCTGCGCGGCGGCAAATACACCTATCTCGACACCCAGGACATCAAACTCACCTGGAAACATCACCGCATCAAGGACCTGACCCAGGGCACCCTCATCGACGGCGACAAACTCGACTTCGACAGGCTCAAGGACGTCTTCACCAAAAAGCATATTCAATTCACCTGGGATCTGGTCGAACCCCACAGCCAAACCCTGACCTCCTGGGCCGAAAGCGTCAATTGCCGCCTGAACAATCTGCTGCTGCCACCGGCCAATCCCAACCGTCGCTTCGACGTTTCGCCCCAGGCGCAAATCATGCGCTACACTCATGGCGCCAGCCTTAAAAACAGCGTCAACTTTGCCGAAAAAACCTTCGGGCTCAGCACTGAGATCACGCTCAATCTGACGCTGGCCCAAGCGCGCACCGACTTCAACGGCTACATCCCCAGGGCCAAAGGCCATCCTCTAAAATTCAGCTACCAGGTCGAGAGCGGCCCCCAACAGGGCCAGGTCAAGCACTTCGACTGCGGCCACATCCGCACCAAGCTGCAAGCCGCTCTCAACGGCTTTGCCGGAGCCAGCCTGCAGGTGGCCAACCAGGTGCAGTTCGATATTGCGCAAAGCGGCAATGTCGAAGTGCGCGGCGCCACGCGCAGCGATCCCGAGGAGAGCAACGGCCAAAGACTGGGCGGCGAAGCCTTTGCGGGGCTCAAACGCGGCTGCGAAGTCAGCGGCGCCGCCGAATGGCAAAACCCTGAGCGCGGCGGTGATTGGGGGACTCTGGCGCAGGTGGGGTACGAGGGGACGGTGGCATTGGGTGCTGGCGGCAAGCTGGATTTTTATATCATCTATGAAAGCGGGCGCTTCATCATCCGCGCCAATGCCCATCTGGTCTGGGGGCCGGGGGGCGGTGGTGGGTTTGTTTTTTCCGTCCACGCCGACAGCATCGCTGAGTTCTGCCTGTTTGTTTATCATCAGCTCAAGAACAACGATTTCAGTTTCTTGGATTTTATGACGCCCCGCGCGTTCGAGTATTTCCAGGCCCTGCGCACCTATGTGCTGTTGGCAGGCGGCACACTACGGGCAGCTTATGAGAGGGGGGAGGTTTTCTGGGATATCATGACCGAGAGGATTGCGTCTTCCCTCAGACTCCTCTTTGAAATTCCCGAAAAAATCGCCTCGTCCATTCAGACGGAAGCCCAGGCGCGCCAAGACGCCCTGGCGCTGGCCGATCGGATTCTGGCGCCGGAGAGCCGTGAGCTGATTCTCTTTCTGCCGCCCGAAGGCAAGGGGCAACTTCTTTTTGCCCTGTGCAAAAGCCACTGGCCCTTCCCCTTTCGGGCAGACGTGCAGGAAGACGCCATTCTCGTTATCCTGGGCACCATTCAGACCTGGCGCGAATACAAGGAAATCATGGAGCACCTCAGCATTGACGGCAGCCGCCTGCGGGTGAAACCTCTCGGGGACGCCGACGACCAAACCTGGCGCCACGGCGAGGCGTTCCTGCATCGCTTCCTAGACGGGGCGCAAAAAAACCAATTTCTCAGAATGAGAGAGACCCTGAACAAGGTATCCCAACTTCCCCATGCGCCCCAGGTGCACACCGCCGCCGTGCGCGATAATGGCATCGCGCTCGCGTAGGCACAGGAGAATAAAAGTGAAAAATTCATGGTTTGTGGTTCTGATGTTCGTCCTGAGCGCCTGCGCGCCGCTCAAAGCGGCTCAGGGCAAAAACATTTTCCAGCCAGCCCCGGAAATTCAAGCGCTGATCGAGCGTACTCTGGGCGATATGATTTTTGTCGAGAGGGGCAGTTTCATGATGGGTGATCCGGGGGAGGAACTAGAGGCGGCTTATGACGACAAAATCATCTACTTTTATTTGCCACGACAAGATTCCCGCCCCGCCCACAAGGTCACCCTCGACAGCTACTACATGAGTCGCTACGAGATCACCTACGGCGAGCATGACATCTTTACCNAACTAGCGGCGGCTTATGACGACAAAATCATCTACTTTTATTTGCCACGACAAGATTCCCGCCCCGCCCACAAGGTCACCCTCGACAGCTACTACATGAGTCGCTACGAGATCACCTACGGCGAGCATGACATCTTTACCGCCGCAACCGGACGTGAGCCGACCATGCAGCGCCAGTTCGGGGCCCCCTGGCGCTCACCCGAATACCCTGCCGGGGTGAGTTGGCAGGGGGCGCACGATTACTGTGCCTGGCTCGGCGAGCAGAGCGGGCTGCCGTTTGCGCTACCCACCGAGGCGCAGTGGGAATATGCGGCGCGCAGCCGGGGCAAGGTGGTGCCTTTCGCCACCGACACCGGTCTTATTGAGCCGGGCGTCAACTACACCGACGATTCCAACAGATATCCTTACCCTCCGGGAAAGTTTCCGCCCAACCCCTTGGGCTTTTACGACATGAGCGGCAATGTTTATGAGTGGGTGGCTGACTGGTACGATCCGGAGTATTACAGCAAGTCCCCAGGGATCAATCCCCAGGGTCCGGAAACGGGCACGGAAAAGGTCTATCGGGGCGGAGGTATTCGCAACTCTCCTGGAGGAAGCTCCGTCGTTATTCGAGGGAAAACATCAGAGTTGCTGAACTATGAAGTAGTTTCCTGGGGTTTCCGCTGCGTCATCAACACCGACCAACCGCTGCCGGTGAACGAGGGGCACTGAGGCTTGGCATAAACAGAGGTCGCCGATTAACTAGTGAGGGGGCCGATAGGGCCGATAGGGGGTCGGACCAAAGTAACTGACTGAAATAAAAAAGAATTTTCCCCAAAAAAACCTCAAAAACCACCCTATAGCTCGATTTTGGGGGGCAAAATCGGGCTTATGTTCTGCAATCGACATGAAATTGATCTGGGAGGGAGCTATGGCGCGGGCCAATCGACACTATGTCCCAGGTTGCATCTGGCACATCACTCACCGCTGTCACAAAAAAGAATTTCTTCTCAAATTCGCTCACGACCGCAACCGATTTGTTTTCTGGCTCGGCGAAGCACGCAAGCGCTATGGCCTGCAAATTCTCAACTACGTTGTGACCAGCAATCATGTTCACCTGCTGGTGAGGGATCAGGGCACGGCCAATTGCATCCCTTCGGCCATGCAATTGCTCGCCGGGCGCACCGGGCAGGAATACAATCAACGCAAACAGCGCAAAGGTGCCTTCTGGGAAGATCGCTACCATGCGACAGCCATAGAATCGGGTGAACATCTGTTACGCTGCTCGGTGTACATCGATCTGAACATGGTTCGGGCAGGCGCGGTAAGCCACCCGGAAGAGTGGAGACATGGTGGGTACCTTGAGATTCAGGGCCGGCGGCGTCGCAATCGACTCCTTGACCTTGATGTCTTGGCAAGTTCTGTCGGTATCGGCACCTTGACCGCACTGGCAGAGGTTCACAAAGAGTGGGTAAAGGAGGCGTTGCGCACCAATGACCTGGGGCGTAACGAGGCCTGGNCAAGTTCTGTCGGTATCGGCACCTTGACCGCACTGGCAGAGGTTCACAAAGAGTGGGTAAAGGAGGCGTTGCGCACCAATGACCTGGGGCGTAACGAGGCCTGGA
This genomic stretch from Geoalkalibacter ferrihydriticus DSM 17813 harbors:
- a CDS encoding transposase; protein product: MARANRHYVPGCIWHITHRCHKKEFLLKFAHDRNRFVFWLGEARKRYGLQILNYVVTSNHVHLLVRDQGTANCIPSAMQLLAGRTGQEYNQRKQRKGAFWEDRYHATAIESGEHLLRCSVYIDLNMVRAGAVSHPEEWRHGGYLEIQGRRRRNRLLDLDVLASSVGIGTLTALAEVHKEWVKEALRTNDLGRNEAWXSSVGIGTLTALAEVHKEWVKEALRTNDLGRNEAWSQSLAVGSEAFVLGTQDRLGARGKNRNIEGQGDFFVLREPEESYGDDFTPKN